aacaaaaggaaagagaaataggttttatttattttcttcttctgggacTCAATCTGGTAAACTGTTTTATTAAATTATCCTCAAAAAAAAGTCCCAAACCCAATCTTCTTTAATACACTAAATTTAAAACATTGAAAAAGTTTCACATCCCACAAGTAGAATGACAAAGTAAGTTAATTTCTCTAGTTCTGAAGAAACTCACAAGTTGTAGTTATCTTCTTCTGTCCTTCTGGGAATGACTACATCTTGCTCgtttcattttgtgtgtgtgtgtgtgtgtgtgtgtgtgtgtgtgtgtgtgtgtgtgtgttggcatatatgtatgtacacattgAGACCTAACACAAAGAACAGAACCTGGGTTTCTCATCTTTTCCTAAAACGTAAATtgatagttgttttttaaatgcagcCACTGAGCATGCTCAAAAAGAATAATTCAGCCTTACATTCACTCCTCATTACAGCAGACATACCCAGTAAAAAGAAGCCATTTTTCTCTCCCACACTTTTCTAACTTGAGATAGTCTGCCCAAGCAcatgttcattttaaaaagctTTCCCCAAAGTGCCCCCATGCTAAATTCTGTTCTGGTCCTCCAAACACCCTAAAACCTGACTAAGTTGAAGCTTGttttctgaaaaaagaaagaaagaaaagaaagaaaacccagagtgttctaaaattcatttttgttactTTAATGTTTcttaataaaatcaagaaaagccATTAAAAATCTTTAAGTGTCACGTCCAGCCATAGTTGTTTGGGTCTGTAGCAGGATCAAAGACTTTATCTGGCTAGGAGCTCAAAATCCAACTTTGTATTGATATTTACACGCAAACTTCAATAAAGGAAACCCACAGGAAACCTAACTATTCACAAGAATAAAGCTGCTCATTTGAGGGTTGAGTTTGGCAGCAGCAACTATATGAGTGAAAAAATTATTGGCCATCAAAGCTTCTTCATGGAAATCAATACGAACTTACTCCTTGAGATTAAAACAGCCCTTACAATCAATCTTATATCTCCCCTAAATGGGATAACATCCACGACTTTCCTTCTTGGAATTAAAGTGTCAGGAAAAGGTATAGATAGGTATGTTttggaaaggaaagtaaaatatacACTGTCTCTTAGTCAATCTACTCCTTAGATCCAACTCTACACCTCCAGCACACATTACAGGTTAGTTTCACAACTGTAACTGGGTAAAACGACAGAGCACAACATTTCCAGCATGTCAAGGACAGCCAATGGTCCAAGATTCTGGATACAAAAGATTCTAAAGAGCCAGAAAATAGTGTCAGTATGGGCAGCTGAAAAACACAGAAGCTTGACTTGTTTTAGAAAACATTGTTCGGGGATAATATATACCAGCACCTTTGTGTTTAAATAACTATCCAACTTTCAAGTGCTGTTAAGTTAAAAAGACAGTGGACTATACATATCTACTCTATAACCATGGACACAGAGCCAACCGATATAGAGAACGCTAATGACTATGGTGGTCAACTATACATACTTCCTTAAGCCAAGGTCACAGTATCAAGTACACCTCAACACTAAGCACCTAGGTTTCCAGTTTGAATCATAACTATTCCATTAAGTGGGTGGAGAATTTTAAGGGAATGATTGACTCAAGTCAGATAAAATTAGGACGACAGCTcaaacatttccatttccatgCTTTTTAGAGCTTATCTATCTCCCCATCAGGAAATAGAGGAATTTTTTCCAGTCTATCAGAAATGCACATGAAGAACATTTTTTAGCTTTTCCAGTCTAAGAGTCAACCATTTTATAAAAGGATCCCCAACCGCAAACCCCAATCTGAAAGCATACAAGTAactgaatagaaaagaataactCTGACGTACAAGTGGAAGACAGCCATACTATGACCAGAGATGTTTATGGAAAATATGTTAAGAAAACCAAACAGGTTACAAcacaaattgttttaaaaaaagctgaTTTAGGAAATTCTCCGCACCCATCCCCCAATACTCTCAGcttaaaggaataaaatttaagaaaaatcacaaatACTGAGAACACAGAACTTCATCTTCACTTCATTAATGGAAGAGGGGGCACATGTACTTATGTTTAGGAGAGGGGGAATTAGCTACTTCTAGACTGAAGTCCAGAAAGAAGTAAAGCCAAGTTATAAACCCCTAAAAATAGAGGTTTGCAATGGAAACACTGATATATCTTTTACTATAATAAcacaaataatgtaaaaaattaagGGACTGTCTATGTAAATGAAGGGACTGAAACTTGCAAAAACTCACAAATGCAAATGAATCACCCTCATCATAAAGCCCACAGGTATGAATTTAACCATCATACAAAAGCATTAACATCTATATGTTTGACTCTGCACTAGAAACTCCATGTCCTTTTTTAAATGCACGAAAAGGTCGTATCCTACTGTAAGCATGAGCAGCTAAAAACTGAGCCCTAAAAACACCTCCTTTGTTAAGCAAGGCCTTTTGCTCTGAGAACACTTGTAACTTTTTgactaaaaagagaaaattcttacaaaggtcaaaagaaaaagagaaaactgcaAGCAAAGTTGTCGGGAGAAAATCCCACAAAGAGGAGGttcagtttttcctttcatttcaaatTTACTAGTATATTGTATCCCTAGACCTTATTTCCAGCAGGACTCAAATGAACAAAGCTCAGGGCAATGCAGGGGTTTTCATGAAGGCCTGGAAGATAATGATTAACTGCAAACATGCCTCCTGAATGCAGAGTTGGGTCCTTGGGCCCTGCCCTCCCTGCCAGCTTCTAATTAACCCGTAAGACTTCAACTTTATTTAATTAACACCCAGACAGAGGGCCAACAAGTCAGGAGCAGCTGTAAATAATAACCCCCATCGGGGGCAGGATGGGAAGAGTAAATTGTAGGTGAAGAGAAATAATGTCCTAGAATAGGCATGAGGGGGTCTGTATCCCATATTGCAGCAGGAAGTTCACTAATGTACATACCACATTTCTGGGGAGAAACTGGAGGGTGGGATAGGAAAACATTCTGTTCCCAAATAAAGCATGACTCATGGGATCTGAGCGCATGGATATGCCATAATAGAATCTTCTTAAAGGAAAAAGCCCAACTCTCTGTGATTTAGTTTCACATTAACTGGTTCTTTATTGGCTTAAAACCTAAACATTGTCAGTTTGAGAAGAAACCCACTTTGATGTGGTATAGCAATCTTGCTGTTAAAATCTAAATTCCTCTTAATCCTTGGTAAAATTTATTCCAAGAAAGAGAAtagatacatatttattttaaaaacatgaaccATGGATATTCAGATCTGAAACAAAGTCACTTAGATTTTGATGCACTGCTCACCTGATTTTTAGGTTGAGCATCACTTTAACTCCCTAAAGACTTTAGCAGGAGAAAAGGATCACTACTTGTTCCTATTCTCCTTGAGATGACCAGGAGTgaaatataacaaaacaaaacaatttacaacaacaaaaaaacccacacCAAAAAGTCATGTGGCCTGGTTGTTCCCAAATGGGGTTAGAAATATAGGAAACTTAAGGTTGTATTCACATTTATCATCTTTCTGCCTAGTCAATGGAAGTTTagagtcatgattaaaaaaaaaaattaaaatacacacatttttgtctttgcttacagtgatctttaaaaaattcagGTAAATAAGGAACAACCATTTTTACTTGGAATCCTCATTGTCTTCTGGATTCCTGTTCACCTTGATAACTTTTAGCAAAGTTAAAATTCCAACAGGGTTTGCCTCAAATCTTATTGCTTCACCTGTAGtaaccctttcttttctttttaattttagggGGTAAATTCATTGGGTATTTTGTCATGGCTTTCACTGGAGATTGGGAGAGGGAAAGTAGCCAATAGACaaaggtaatttaaaaaacatgaccataatttcctgttttttaaaaaaaaaggaggtgtGGTAGGGATACAGTTATCTCTCAATAGTgggagggttgggagggaggaaatgaaggGGAGGGAAAGCATTCAAAGCCCATGAGTCAAGCCATAGCCAAAACCATGTTCTACCCCTaagtagaatttcttttttttcctctttttttttttttaaataaaatctccCCAAACCATCACTTTAATCTTCCCCAGACTGGGCCTCATCTTCAGACCCTTCATCCCCAGACTTTTCTGGTGGAGGGCTAgcagactttttcttttctggggGACTTTCTGGTTCCTCATCCTCTTCTTTGGGAGAAGGAGTCTTTTCCTTTGATGCCTTTGATGCTGTGGGACGCCCcacttttcctttgcctttcaCTGGACTTGGTGTCactgaaagaaaaaggaggaagaattggggcagggatggaaagaaaaacaaaaaaccaagtcTAGCTCTTATCtgggtctgtgtgtgtgtgtgtgtatgtgtataacaGAAATCTCAAATGCTAGAGAGAAAAGCAAAGCCATGTAGCCTTAGAGGTAGTTAACATTTCAATTTTTATGactatgtttatatattttcatgACATTTCAAAATTTCAATAGTAGTTTGGGAGTTGGCATTTTATCAgcataaacaaacaaaattaaaatgaaatactaATAGGTATAGATGAAATCCTCTGATTGTATATTTTAAAGTCTTGATAATCATTACTCCTAATTCTTGTTTATACTGTGTGTGTGCCACAAAATAAAGGTAAATGTCTAAGATTCCTGAAAGAGTTGAAGTCATTATTAATTATGTACTTATGACAAATTCCTTCCTGAACTATATCATTATTCAGTCAAGCTTCATTTTTATAAAGTCATAAGAGTcccatattcatatttatttgtctGCCAAAACTCCCCAAGAATAGAAATTAGGATTCTTTTGCAGTTCTTGCATTCCCTTTAGgttagcccagtggttcccaaacttttttggcctaccaccccctttccagaaaaaaatattacttagccccctggaaattaaatgttttaaaattttaatagcaattagcaGGAAAGATaattgcacctgtggccatcactgccacctggattgctgcagcacccatcagggggcagtagcacccactttgggaatcactgggttagccTAATGTCAATGTCAAACCCTAATGGAGAACTGCTGCAGAAGAATGTTTTACTAGTTCTtgaatgatgatttttaaaaagggtatCTTAGCTTCCCTGATTCTGAGCTCACCTGTAGCCTTTAGCCTGGGTttgggcattttcttttctttcctttcaggcTTAGACTTCTTCacaatctttttgtttttcttttttgaacttccataatcactatcatcatcatcttccatTAGAAAGTCTTCATCGCTGCCAGAATCttctgagagaaaggaaaaaatttcaaTGTCTGGCTTAATTTATATACCATTCCAAGTGAACAAAGGGAATTATCAATCTTAATAGAATTGAACATGGGATTTGTAGTCCAATACTCCTGGACTCTACTCTTGGTCACACAACTGATTTGTTGGATCACCAgatccatctataaaatggatataataagcACCTCACATGAGGATTGCATTTCTGAATTGTTTGAAGAGAAGATCTACAAGACAGGGAGATTTACAAAACTTAACGTAAGTAGAAATTGTTGCAGTAGTTAGCATGGCATAAAAAATATGATTATCCAAACTGAGACACTTATAAAATACCAATATACTTATTAATAACACATCTGCTAAGCagaaaaaaccctaaatctataaACCACCAACATACTAATTTGTAATTATTACTTTAAGAGCACTTTTAGGAGTAGGAGACATAAATTATCCAAGCCAGTTCTAGTTTTGTGATTAGGACTAGGCACAAcctcttaaaagaattcatgtATGTCTAAATAGTACTGATAGAAGGCACCAAAATCTCTCAATCCTTATTTGGTGATCCTGAGGTTCTAAGAGGGCACAACATAATTATTATTTGAGGAACTAGTATTTGAGTATGCCATCTCTAAGAGGATAGTGATACTCCAAGTCACTTCCACTTACTCTCCTGGAATGgtgtctcttcttcctcttcttgttcttcttcacTGCCCACATCTTCCATGAGCATTTCTCTCTGCTTAGAAGCTGCTTTGGATGCTGCCTGACGCTGCTGGCGAACATTTTTGTgatcttctttttcatcttcacTATCCTCTGCAATATCAAAACCATAACAATATGATACAAAATGCTTTGGTTCTCAATGGCTAAAGAAGGAAACATATTAGCCAACacgaaatacaaaaataaaataaggagcaATAATAGATAGCTTAAAAGCTTGTGAGATAAAAGAATATAGTTAAAAGTTTGCTTGTTCAAGAACACCACCAGTGCTTAAATTTAATGTGCAAAATTTATTAATTAGCTTAATTGAATCAAAGGGTCAAATTTCAGTTCTGATAATTCTCACCAAGTATTACCATAATAGCCTGAAATTCCAAAAATAATGAGTTTAAATAGCACTATCACTTCAGATAAAATACTATGAAGTATACATTTCACAGACCAATGGTatccaactcaaatagaaatgggatcCCTGCTGGCCAagtattgatttagaaaaccacaaattatcTACACTATCTACACTGTAGTGCactttcattttgttaaatatttcccaattacattttaatccagttTGCAAGGTAGTTTTGCAGAGTTTGACACTTTTGttacatacatttattaaaaggGCAGACCAGAAGGAGTCCAActtcaaaaaatggaaatttatttgTCTTCCTTAACGTTTTGAATCATAACAGATTGGGCTATTTGAAAAACCTGTTAAGTTTAGGTTAGAAAAAAGATGTTTGTGAGAAGAGTAGAAAAGTAAGAATATATTTTCAACAGAATTCCTTCTAAGAGATTGCAGAAAAGAATATATGAATTGCACttaaaatatctaatttttaaCTTTTGGATCTCTGAGAAGTTATTATCACTTAGTCTAAGTATCCTCATTAATAAATAGGGATGAGAATTGTACTTTCTGTATCTCAGAGTTATGAGGAATTAAGTAGAGAacatatataaaagtataaacaTGTACATTCTTATTATTGGCGTTAAATAAAAAAGTGCTTAAAATCACTAAATATGATATACACCAAAGTTATTCATCTAAGTTTGACAAGTTTTTTAgctgtgggatttttttttcttttttgacactgagatgcttttattttctattttttagcaaataccagatagttttgataattattgctttcaaatataatttaaaatctgatactaGTAGACtaccttcctttatttttttcccattaattcttttgaaattcttgatcttttttgttcttccaaatgaaattttttaactcaaaataattttttttttgtaatttaatcaTAATGGCATTGAATTAGATAGcactgtcattttaattatattggctctgcccatccatgaacaaatgaatatgcctccaattatttagatctgactttatttgtataaagaatgtttaataattttgtgtagttcctgagtttgtttttGGTAGGTAtgctcccaggtattttattctgtggttattttaaatgaagtaacTCTTTCTATCCCTTCTCGCAGGGCTCTATCggcaatatataaaaatgctgatttatggattttttttttactgttactTTGCAaaaattgatagtttcaactaactttttagctGAATCTCTTAAGATTTTCCACatgtaccatcatatcatctacagaAATAGTTTTATTAGAAATCTTTGcctattcttattccttcaatttctttttcttctcttgctaGAATTTCTAacattatgttaaataatattggtgataacggacatccttattttactcctgatcttactgacTAGAGAATTAGACTTCTAGCTTCTCCCCATTACAAAttatacttgctgatagttttaggcAGATGCTTCAtagcttttaaagaaaaactctATTTTTACCTATACTTTCCAAAGTTTTTAATGAGTATAAGTGTTGaaatttttcaaaagcttttttgcATCATGTGGgttttaaaaattgcttgttattgatattatcaattatgttgatatttttcttacattaaaccatccctgccttcctggtataaatcctgttcGTTCACAATCATCTACCAAACTATTTTGTtgaggatttttgcatctatattcattactgagactggtctataattttctttctctggtttagcACTATTATTTGTTTCATAAAGAGTTTAGTAAAACTTCTTTATCTGTTActtcaaatatattatttaatattggaattagtcaatcacttgtaaatccatctggtatTTTGATGCCTTTTGGGGATCTTTAttctaaaataagtttttattgttgtcttctttttttattagttatCTCTAATATCCTTCTTGCCAGAGCTATCccataataaaaagtattaaaagacaaaaagagaaagaacaaaacaatggATCAAGGTCTGAAAACATGGGTAATATGTAACACTTGTGGACCTTCCAACCTCTACAAAAGAGTAGGTTGGGAGTGTCTCCTCAtatcatttataattttgttacaatAATTTTTGAGTTGCTAGGAAATTTTAAGATATTCTAAGTGTCAAACTGCTAATCAATTAGGAATgtggtttttaatatttatatcttaTGGGGACGAAGGaaggctttaaaatttttcaCTTATGTCAATAATCAGGTAGTATATAGctatactgatttttaaaaaacaaaacaaacaaaaattccaGATCCCTTCACTGGCAACACTCTCATTTAAAAATCATCCAAAAATAGCTATTCCTGATTGAGTCAGGCTAAAGAGCTGGCTGCTAGCCTCATAGCAGAACTTCATATCCCTGTATTCATGATCACTCGCTGCCTCTCCCCTGAATTTGGAAGTATGTTCTTTCTTTTGCAGGTTAGTTTTCCCCTAGTCTGGTGGGCCTCTTTTTGGAGTACTTGTCAGCCTTGTCATGGCCATTAAGCTCTGAAGTCATGACTTTAAATGCTCAAATTCTCTTACTGAGACAAATGAGATTCTAGGAATAAAGGATCCCCAGACATAAGTTACACAAAATTTAGCCTACCAAAATGGGAACCATGGCAAATCTAATTAACACTAACTAACAATGTTAATAAAGATCATTAATAGCATCTTATATTCCTTTGGGTACTCAAGAAAtgttaagaaattaaaattttggtTTGTAGTCCAGTTGAGAGATGAATATTATGGGGATAGAAATCACTAAATAGAACTAAGATTTAATGCAATTTCTTTTGCATTCAGGAGTATGGGCATTATACCTGAATGagaataaaagtgaaagtaacttttaaaaagcaaaagtacTCAACTAGTTTAATGTCAAACAAACATCATATCTCCCATCGCAGCCTTCATAAAAAACCTCTATTGGGTGAAGAATCCAAATTAAATAAGAGTTTATTTCAAGTGAAATTCTGATGGAAGTATTGAAAGAATCCTCTGTAAATGTTTCAAAAGAGTGGCTTTCTAAGCAAACAAGGGAAAACTATTATTACTAGTAAATCTAACTACACAAATACCTGGTGAGTGTGAATCGTCCTTCTTGGTCTTCACATCTTTTTCTTCAGAGTCCTCACTGTAGGTATGAAAAAGTCATGTTAATAAGCTCTGAAAAGGCTTGCAATGACCAAAGCCAAAACTAGAAACTTTGGAATCCGATTTAAACAAAGTCTTTAAGACTATCACTCTATTCTAGAAATACATTTTGTCAGAAGCAGAACTAGaatggataaaaacaaaaatggcatATGActggtaatgaaatattattgctctgtaagaaataaggaaaaggatGGGAAATCTGGAAGATTaatataaaacagagataacCTAGTATAGGGACAACATATTAAAACTTAAAGAGTCAAGGAGACTTGATGTTAAATCCCACCTCaaatactgactgtgtgaccctgagcaagtcatataacctctattgttcttaagtctttcatgtgcaaaatgaggagttgaattagatgacctctaaagtcccttacaATCCTCAGTCTCTGTgcctatgaattgatgcagaattaaGTGACCcaaaatcagaagaacaatttatgcaaATGAAcacaaaaaatgcaaaggaaaaccTTACAATTTACAATAACTTTAAAAGACTAATGGTGTCAACCTCAAATTAGTAACAGGTGTTATCGAACCATACATAATGACCTCTATGGGTCACATTAACTTCTAatgtagttttatttgttttgttaaatatttttcaatcaaaCAATGTGGTTCAGGCTGTACTCAAAAGTGCTATAAACTATAAGTTTGACACTTCTACTTTAGAAGAACTGATGATGATAAAGCACACCTCCTACCTCTTTTGTGAGAGGCAgataactaaaaagaaaaaaatatgagaaatacaTTCTCAGATCATGTGTGAATTTGTATTGCTTGACTAACTTGCATCAGGGAGGGCAGGGTGATTAGGAGAAGAATTAGAGATTATGAGATGGAATGATAGTGATATCCAAAAAGAAGAGTCATACAAAAATTAGATGGATGTGCAGAAGACATAAATAGGAAGAGCAGTTTAGTATTATTTGTGGTATATTTATTgttcagttgcatccaactctctgtgaggccccatctggggttttcttggcaaagatactggagtggttctccATTCCAGTCTCcagttcatttattttattttattttcatttatttatttttaaaaagcccttaccttccatcttagagtcaatactgtgtattggctctaaggcagaagagtggtaagggctaggcaatgggggtcaagtgacttgcccaggatcacacagctagaaagtgtctgagccagatttgaacctaggacctcctacctctaggcctggttctcaatcctttgaaccacccagctgcccactctagttcattttacagatgaagaaactgaggcaaatagagttaagtgacttgtccagggtctgaggctggaatggactcagaaagatgagtcttcctgactctaggcctagaaCTCTTTATCCACTTGTGCCCCCTAGCTACCCTGGTTTATTTAATACACACTTAAAATTTCAAATGTAATTCTCATTTTTTGTTCTCTGTGAATGAAAAGTTAGGCTATCTAACTTTTAGGGGCAGCAGGAAAGTTCttgtaagtaaaataaataatacaacaCTGGCCAGACAGTTTACTGGCAGGTATATATACATTTGTCTTAATTTATTGGCAgcagacacacagagacataaCTTCCTTTTCCTGACTGTGCCTATCATCTCCCTATCCCTAAAAATAGCTTGGAATATTTTTTAAGGAACATAATAAGCTATACAAACTAAATGTGCCTAAATGCTACTGTATAATAACACTCTGAACAAGCAAAAGCCAATCTAAAATGAgtcagtaaaattaaaaaaaaaaaaaaggaaagatttccaAAGCAATGAGAggtatttaaaatgtaaatcatTTTTTCACTCATTCAAAAGAAGTATGTGGAAAtagcatggtataatggaaagagccctggatttgaaaTTTGAAGATGGAGGTTTTATTCTTGGTTCTATCACTTTTTGTGTGTAACTTTGGAAACATAAGctctctgggccccagtttctcattcagtaaaatgagggaaaaaggAACTGGATTAAATGATCTTGAAAATGACACTATCTTATAATGGGATAATACAAATCTTATGCTGTATCCCTACCAATCCCTTTAGAGTCCATTCTGTTTCTGTCTTATTATTCCTTAtctcttcccattttcccttATCCTATCTTCCCTCCTATTTCCTTGTTAGGTAAGATGTGTTTCTTATATCTAACggtgtgtgtgtattctttaaCTGGTTCAGATGAGTGAGATTCAAGTGTTACCTGCTCCCCTACCCCATAGTTGTATAAACTCTTTGCAAACTCCATTTATATGAGGTAATTTCCccattcctcttttttccttccccctcgtAGCATTCCTCTTGcccattctttccattcttcttttgaaatcatcaaaatacagataattagactCCCTCTCTGACCTCTGATGACAGAATTCTAAAAGTAGCTTCATATATCATCTTCTAATATACGAATTTACTTGATTAGTCCCTTATGATTGCTCATTCATGTCTACTTTTTAAATGCTCCTACTGATCTGTGTTTATATGTTAAATTTCATACTCAGCTTTGGTCCTTTCATCAGGAATGGTTGGAAGTACTTTCTTTTGGGAAAGGTCCatcctctaaggcagtgatgggcaaactactgcctgtggGCTAGAtgagcccccccacccccaaatgttctatctggctgtgagACGAATATAATGAATAGGATACAgtataatgaaacttcgaaagagtcgccttagaaacagactgacagatgagcatttcctttcctttggccccctctttaaaaagtttgcccatcactgccctaagggaTTAATACTCAGTTTTGCCAGTTAAGTTATTCTTGGGTCTTAATCTAGATCCTATGTCTTCTGTATTCTAAGTTCTATGCTCCTTTATCACA
The window above is part of the Gracilinanus agilis isolate LMUSP501 chromosome 4, AgileGrace, whole genome shotgun sequence genome. Proteins encoded here:
- the NUCKS1 gene encoding nuclear ubiquitous casein and cyclin-dependent kinase substrate 1, which gives rise to ILPYRNRKVVDYSQFQESDDADEDYGRDSAPPAKKIRSSPREAKNKRRSGKNSQEDSEDSEEKDVKTKKDDSHSPEDSEDEKEDHKNVRQQRQAASKAASKQREMLMEDVGSEEEQEEEEETPFQEKDSGSDEDFLMEDDDDSDYGSSKKKNKKIVKKSKPERKEKKMPKPRLKATVTPSPVKGKGKVGRPTASKASKEKTPSPKEEDEEPESPPEKKKSASPPPEKSGDEGSEDEAQSGED